The following DNA comes from Chryseobacterium gallinarum.
GCATCAAATCTTACGGCCATAGCAACAGCATCGGAAGTTCTTGCATCAAGAATAAGCTCTTCTTCCGTAATCTTATTTTTAAAATTGATATTTGAAAAGAAAACACCGTCTACAATCTGATAAATGATTACAGAAATCAATTCATAGTTAGCAGAAACTATAAATTTTGTAAATAAATCATGAGTAAGAGGACGAGGGGGATGGATATCTTTTTCCAGTCCGAGAGAGATAGACTGAGCTTCGAAATTTCCTATAACAACAGGTAATTTTATATGTGTTTCCTCATGCTCCAGTAGCAATGCGTACGCTCCTGATTGTGTCTGGCTGTACGATATTCCGCGAATAATTAGCTGCTTATAATCCATAATTGCAAATATAGATTAATTTTTTATAGTGATTTTACTTTTTCACACAAAAATAAAAGCCCGGAAAGCCGAGCTTTTATTGTGCTGTATATGATTTGTCAATAGCAACAGTTAATTTATCTTTGCAAGTAATTCATTAAGAATTGATAAGCTAAAGTAACTGATTATTGACAATGTTCTTATCCTTTTATTGCTTTGATTTTCTCCGTTAAAGCCGGAATAATCTGGAAGGCATCTCCTACTACTCCGTAATCGGCAGACTTGAAGAATGGTGCTTCAGCGTCGTTGTTGATCACTACAATAGTTTTGGAAGAGTTCACACCGGCAAGGTGCTGAATAGCTCCGGAAATCCCTACTGCAATGTAAAGGTTAGGTGAAATCGCTTTACCGGTTTGTCCCACGTGTTCTGTGTGAGGTCTCCATCCGATATCGGAAACAGGCTTGGAACATGCTGTAGCTGCTCCTAAAACGTTGGCCAATTCTTCAATCATTCCCCAGTTTTCCGGTCCTTTCATACCTCTTCCTGCGGAAACCACAATTTCAGCTTCCTTAAGGTCTAACTT
Coding sequences within:
- a CDS encoding bifunctional nuclease family protein is translated as MDYKQLIIRGISYSQTQSGAYALLLEHEETHIKLPVVIGNFEAQSISLGLEKDIHPPRPLTHDLFTKFIVSANYELISVIIYQIVDGVFFSNINFKNKITEEELILDARTSDAVAMAVRFDAPIFTTQQVLNEAGILLELEDVSKEEQSFSETIQTEDSLKSLSMEELQKLLDEAVKEEDYDTALEIQEEIKRRKKKID